GGTGTCGTTAGCGGACTGAACCGTGGTGTCAACGCTGCTTATCGTCTGATCCAAAGTGATACAGCGATCAATCCCGGCAACAGCGGCGGTCCGCTAGTCAATCTCAAAGGCGAGGTTATCGGGATCAATACGATGAAATTTTCGGCGGTCGGTATTGAAAATATGGGCTTTTCGATTCCAGCGGATACGGTAAAATACGTCATCAGCCAATTTTTCAAATACGGCGAGGTTCGGCGTGCCAGTCTTGGCTTGGGGCTGGAAGAGAGCTGGTCAGCTATCGTCGGCTTGCCTACCGAGGACCCTTTGAAAGTTACGAAAATTACTTCGGCGAACGCTGTTCAGGCCAAAATCAAGGAAGGCGATGAGCTGTACAGCATTAACGGAAAGCGTGTAGCTTCCGCAATCGACGTCAATGAGTTGCTTAAAAGCTATCAGCCGGGTCAAACGGTGAGTGTACTTATGCAGTCGGATGGTGATATTGTGAAGCGAAAGCTGGTATTGACACAGGATAATGGTGAAATCTATGATTCCATTCAGTCAGGGGAAGATCTTGAGGATTCGAATGAATCGGATTCTGTCGAAGATGGCGGCAAAGCGCCTTCCAAGGAAGCATCAGAGTCAGTTCAAGAGACCGCTGTTACTGGAAAGTGAACGAAAACGGATCTTGAATCCATCAAATATAGCTAAAGGGAGATTACTGTGAAGCATATTCAAAGAAAAATGATGCGTAAGCTGGGGGTCGGCGCAGTCGCATTGTCCCTTCTGCTGTCCACTTTGCCTGCAGTCGCAGCAGATAGTAGTGATAAAACCATATTGGAGTTGCGTCTGCAAAGCGGCAGCAATACAGCCATCGTGAACGGTCAGAAGGCGAATATTACGAAGCCGTACTCGAAGAGTGGCGGACTTATGGTTCCGGCAGGTGTGTTTAAAAAGGCATTTAACAGCAAAATTCGGCTGGCTGAGGATAATGTAGTTAAAATCAGCAGCGGATCTCGTATCGTATCGCTGACTATTGGCAGCCGTACAGCCTGGGTGAGAGGCCACAAGGTGACCCTTCCCGCTCCGCCGGAAATGTCTTCAGGTATCCTTATGGTGCCCTTGCGTCAAGTAGCAGAAGGGCTTGGCGGCAAGCTGGAGAAGAATGGTGCAGGTATCATCATTCGGATGGAAGCGCAAGAAGAGGCGGGTACGGTAGCTGAAGAGACGCCGAACATTGATAATGACGAGGGCAAGACGCAGATCGGGAACAGTTACTACGAATGGTCCATGAACTATCCTACAGGACTCGTCATTGGTCAGGGAGGTGGAGATGAGAGTATTTCCACGTTTATGGACGAAAATAGCGCGTATTATATGGAAGTCCATGCAGCGTCACAGCCAGTTCCACTGAATGCAGATGATCTGTTGCAACAATTGGTACAGAGTGCCAAAGAAACGGGAGAAACGGTCGTAGATCGAAAATCCTTCCCGAAAGCAAAGGTGCCTTATGCTCGTGTTATTACGAAGGATGCGGACGGCGTATTGTGGGAAAATCGTCAATATTATGATAACGGACGATTATATGTGATTTATTTTTCCGATGCCAAAGCAACGAACTATAAAGATCTGGCCCAATATGCGGTACTATTAAATTCTTTCAAAACCTCCTTTAATACGCAGGATAAGAGCATCAAAGACCTGTCCACCGTCGTAGGAGGCACACGCGAGGCCGGGAATTCGGATTATGGTGTGTCACTGAGCATCCCCGCAGGCTGGAAAATGGATGATCAGCGGATGCAGTATGAGAGCAATGATGGATCAAGCTTCCATATGAAAGTAACCTCAGCTCCTGCGGATGGGAAATTGGAGAGCTGGAGTCAGCAGCTGCAAAAATGGCTGAGTGATTCATTTGTGTCCACAGCTTATGAGGCACAGAAGACATATCCAATGAAGGTTGCAGGTGTTGAAGGGTTGGTCCAGGAGTACCGATATAATTTTGGTGATGGATGGGTCAAGCAGTACAACGTGCTGATTCAGCAAAATGGATACCGTTACTTGGCGGAATACGCGGTGCCGGAAAAAGTAAGCAAAGGGAATGACCAGTTCAACGCACTCATTTCCTCGCTTCAAATTGATTTTCAGACCGTAGCGAGCAACTTTGGGCAGCTGGAAGAAGACGACTATCTGACAGACAAAACGAAAACGGTCAAAAAGACATCCAAGGCCTATGAATATTCGGTCAATATTCCGCGGTTTTGGACAGCGGTCAGCGACCAATTTGAATTAGGCGATGTAGAATACAAGTTTACTGGCGGTCGTTTTTCCATCAAAATTGACAATGATCAATCATTTGAGTTAACCGTGTCCCAGCTCAAGGACTTCTATGATAAACAAGGTAAAAACTATAAAAACCTCAAGGTTGAAGAAGTTAAGGACGTGACATTTGCTGGTGTTCCAGCCGTGTCCTTTACATTCCACCGTGTGGAGGAAGGCATTGGCTATACAGGCCACCAAATCGTTCTGGAGCATAATGGGAAAACATTTACCGTGACAACAACGTTAAATGATGCGAACAACACGGCTGTGCAGTCGAATGCACTGGATTCGACGCTCAATTCATTTATGTTTGTGAAGTAGAGAAAAGATTAGGCAGTTTGTGGGGGAGCGCTGCGCGTGCCATTTGATCCTGCGATCGCTGTTGACCCGGGATTCTTGGATTGTATAAGTGATTTATATGTAAGAATCCCATAAGCATATGCTTCCGAAGTAGCTTTCCTACGGAAAGCTTTCAGGCGAACGCTAACGCTTCTTCGGATTCAAATGGCCCGCTTCGCTGGTACCCGCCAAAAGATCGCCAATCTTTTTAAAGAGTGAGGTGAGCAGGGAAGATCAAAGGCTTCTGCTTGTGATAATAGCTTCTGTGGTTGATGCTAATTCGGTGGCTTTTAATGATGTAAGCAATTAAATGAAAATCTTCCGAGCTTATACCTTATGAATTGTGCTTTATTCCCTGCCTGTCTGCTCTCAAGTTAAGTAGTATGGTTTGCTTTGTACCTCTAAATTTGTATAGTTAACACCTCCAAAGCACCGCTCGACGGATATGGAGGTGTTTTTTTGTTTTTAGTATGATATTTTTGAAGGAATCGCTTGGAAAGTGTAGAAGCTTGGGGCGCAGTCTGGTACACTAGATTAGTTACAAGATAAGAATGATTATGCCGCAGATGTTTGTGATGCGGATTTTTTGAGTTGGATGTAATTCATGCGAGGAACCGATGGTTCAGAGTGCGGATGATCGGACAGGATGATAGAAACAGATAGGATTCAAACAAGCAGCATAGCTGCCCTGAAAACAACGATTATCCAATGGGGGATCATTCGTTTTCAGCATATAGGGAGGACAATAATGAAATCAGCAGTGCGAAGAGAAGATGTCGAGCTTCTGGCACCAGCAGGTGACTGGGATTGTATGCGTGCGGCGGTAGCGAATGGAGCTGATGCAATCTTTTTCGGAGTTGAAAAGTTCAATGCACGGGCGCGGGCGAACAATTTCCGCATGGAGGAACTGCCTGAAATTATGGCGTTTTTGCATAGCTACGGGGTCAAGGGCTTTTTGACATTCAATATATTGGTATTTGAGAATGAGCTGGAGGACGCTAAGGAACTGGTGGATGCCTGCATTGATGCCGGAGTCGATGCCTTAATTGTTCAGGATATGGGCTTGGTGAAAATGATCCGTGATATATCACCGGATTTTCCGATCCACGGTTCTACCCAAATGACGATTACCTCGCCGGAGGCCGTAGAGTTCACGAAGCCGTACAACATGGAGCGGGTCGTGCTTGGTCGCGAAAATAATCTGAAACAGATTCAAAAAATTGGCGATCAGGCGAGACTTCCAATGGAAGTGTTTGTACATGGCGCGTTATGCGTTTCCTATTCAGGCCAATGTCTGACTTCGGAAATGTGGGGCGGACGCTCTGCTAACCGTGGTGAGTGTGCACAGGCATGTCGTTTGCCTTACGATCTGATGGTGGATGGAGAGCAAAAGCCAATGGCCGATGTGACATACCTGCTATCCCCCAAGGATCTGGCAGCCATTGATTTGATGCCTGAGTTGATCGACGCAGGTGTGGTTTCCTTTAAAATCGAAGGGCGACTGAAAACGCCTGAATATGTGGCAAATGTGGTCAGCAAATATCGCAAGGCCATTGATAAGTATTTTGATGGCGATACGTCCAAGACGAGCAAAGAGGATATCCGTGAGCTGCAGCAGAGCTTTTCACGCGGCTTTACGCACGGCTTTCTGGAAGGAACGAATAACAAAAAGCTGGTTGACGGTACGTTCCCGAAAAGCCGGGGGGTGTATCTCGGCCGGGTGGAACAAATTCTTCGTGATGGTGTAGTCTGTCGTATTGATGCGCCGCTGAAGCGCGGCGACGGTATTGTATTTGATGCGGGCGATCCTACACAAAAAGAAGAGGGCGGACGCGTATACGATATCCGCCGCAAGGGCGTGAAAATTGAAGGCGAGGCCGGAGAAGGCTGGATCATCGACATCGTAGCGGGACGCAATGATGTCGATCTGCGCCGTGTACACGTGGGCGACCGCATTTGGAAGACCAACGACCCGGCGCTGGACAAGCGTCTGCGCCAGTCGTACGAAACGGACAAGCCGTACCGCGTCTTCCCGGTACATGTGCGTGTCAGCGGCTCCCCAGGGCAGCCGCTGTCGACCTGGTGGACCGACGTGCAGAAGGGCACAACGGTCCGCGTGGATTCCGAGCTGGAACTTGAAATCGCCCAGAAGCGTCCGATGACGCACGAACTGCTCGAAGAGCAGTTCGGCCGACTGGGCGGAACGGTGTTCCAGCTGGAAGAACTGGACGTCCATCTGCATGGGGACGTCATCGTGCCGATGCGCGAGCTGAACAGCATCCGCCGTCAGGCGGTGGAATTGCTCG
This DNA window, taken from Paenibacillus kribbensis, encodes the following:
- a CDS encoding S1C family serine protease, which produces MRKMGKRAIVLALGSALCISGTAGAASSGAALKAKVINGGVYVNVSDMNKALGTSGAYNSANGTYTLSADRVPQVIKNVSPSVVGIIGRSATGETVAGGDRYNLAHGTGVIIRTDGWIVTNAHVIEGLGDAVVVTSDGKSYGITDSYSDPVSDLALVKIKASGLKPATLAASTNSLQVGEQVVAIGTPISFSLRNSATSGVVSGLNRGVNAAYRLIQSDTAINPGNSGGPLVNLKGEVIGINTMKFSAVGIENMGFSIPADTVKYVISQFFKYGEVRRASLGLGLEESWSAIVGLPTEDPLKVTKITSANAVQAKIKEGDELYSINGKRVASAIDVNELLKSYQPGQTVSVLMQSDGDIVKRKLVLTQDNGEIYDSIQSGEDLEDSNESDSVEDGGKAPSKEASESVQETAVTGK
- a CDS encoding U32 family peptidase; the encoded protein is MKSAVRREDVELLAPAGDWDCMRAAVANGADAIFFGVEKFNARARANNFRMEELPEIMAFLHSYGVKGFLTFNILVFENELEDAKELVDACIDAGVDALIVQDMGLVKMIRDISPDFPIHGSTQMTITSPEAVEFTKPYNMERVVLGRENNLKQIQKIGDQARLPMEVFVHGALCVSYSGQCLTSEMWGGRSANRGECAQACRLPYDLMVDGEQKPMADVTYLLSPKDLAAIDLMPELIDAGVVSFKIEGRLKTPEYVANVVSKYRKAIDKYFDGDTSKTSKEDIRELQQSFSRGFTHGFLEGTNNKKLVDGTFPKSRGVYLGRVEQILRDGVVCRIDAPLKRGDGIVFDAGDPTQKEEGGRVYDIRRKGVKIEGEAGEGWIIDIVAGRNDVDLRRVHVGDRIWKTNDPALDKRLRQSYETDKPYRVFPVHVRVSGSPGQPLSTWWTDVQKGTTVRVDSELELEIAQKRPMTHELLEEQFGRLGGTVFQLEELDVHLHGDVIVPMRELNSIRRQAVELLAGERPKPPVYTKRAVEVYGDASVPASPVVRGQAELTALCRSLPQVEAALEAGVEFIYADFEFIKQFPAAVEAVHGAGRRIALVTPRIHMPGENGYHNNILRLKPDAVLVRNPGALYFYMRHRLENPDAHHPQLIGDFSLNIANHKAADLFLDSGCDLVTPSYDLNIQQMVDMLRRTRTDKLEIVIQQHMPMFHTEHCVYCTFMSEGTDYTNCGRPCEDHRASLRDRIGMSHPVRVDEGCRNTVYNAIEQSGAEYLSNFMELGVSRYRVEFLEETPEQVHEVIDLYNRALRGEISGTQVWKTLKATNQLGVTRGQLVK
- a CDS encoding stalk domain-containing protein codes for the protein MKHIQRKMMRKLGVGAVALSLLLSTLPAVAADSSDKTILELRLQSGSNTAIVNGQKANITKPYSKSGGLMVPAGVFKKAFNSKIRLAEDNVVKISSGSRIVSLTIGSRTAWVRGHKVTLPAPPEMSSGILMVPLRQVAEGLGGKLEKNGAGIIIRMEAQEEAGTVAEETPNIDNDEGKTQIGNSYYEWSMNYPTGLVIGQGGGDESISTFMDENSAYYMEVHAASQPVPLNADDLLQQLVQSAKETGETVVDRKSFPKAKVPYARVITKDADGVLWENRQYYDNGRLYVIYFSDAKATNYKDLAQYAVLLNSFKTSFNTQDKSIKDLSTVVGGTREAGNSDYGVSLSIPAGWKMDDQRMQYESNDGSSFHMKVTSAPADGKLESWSQQLQKWLSDSFVSTAYEAQKTYPMKVAGVEGLVQEYRYNFGDGWVKQYNVLIQQNGYRYLAEYAVPEKVSKGNDQFNALISSLQIDFQTVASNFGQLEEDDYLTDKTKTVKKTSKAYEYSVNIPRFWTAVSDQFELGDVEYKFTGGRFSIKIDNDQSFELTVSQLKDFYDKQGKNYKNLKVEEVKDVTFAGVPAVSFTFHRVEEGIGYTGHQIVLEHNGKTFTVTTTLNDANNTAVQSNALDSTLNSFMFVK